The following proteins are encoded in a genomic region of Thermococcus henrietii:
- a CDS encoding ferritin family protein produces MEGGAVPDWVDEVLKELSRLGPKEILSHIIAQELKRAELYYELYEMSGEVTWDQRVPRLFKHLYENSLKRAESYVNLFRELFPGESPEPPKIDTPGPKILKDRLWKLVYSGNVGEIIEYLIQLEDLSDRILTRLERLLSGDAREALSQVRALENTNRELLRELYRELTGEEPL; encoded by the coding sequence ATGGAAGGGGGAGCCGTTCCCGACTGGGTTGATGAGGTGCTGAAGGAGCTTTCGAGGCTCGGTCCAAAGGAAATTCTCTCGCATATCATCGCGCAGGAGCTCAAGAGGGCCGAGCTCTACTACGAGCTTTACGAAATGAGCGGCGAGGTAACCTGGGACCAGAGGGTGCCGAGGCTTTTCAAGCACCTTTATGAGAACTCCCTTAAACGGGCAGAGAGCTACGTTAATCTCTTCCGCGAGCTTTTTCCGGGGGAATCCCCCGAGCCGCCTAAGATTGACACACCTGGCCCCAAAATTTTAAAGGACCGGCTTTGGAAACTGGTTTACTCCGGCAACGTCGGCGAGATAATAGAATACCTGATTCAGCTTGAAGACCTCTCTGACAGAATTCTGACGAGACTTGAGAGGCTCCTTTCAGGAGACGCCAGGGAAGCCCTTTCTCAAGTAAGGGCTCTTGAAAACACGAACCGAGAACTGTTGAGGGAGCTTTACCGCGAGCTCACGGGTGAAGAGCCCCTATAA